The sequence CGCATCGATCACTTCAACTGGCTTATTGGGGAACATTTTGGTCACTTCGGGCAACATATAAGCAATTTGCGGCCCTAGCAGGATCACATCTGCTTGAGCACCATGTTCTGCCGCCAGTGCTTCCGGGTAAGCATTGATGATGACTGGCACCTCATACTTCTCTGCTTGTACTTTCATTTTGGAAACCAGTAGCGAGGTGGACATACCGGCAGAGCAAAATAGATAAATTTTTTTCTTTTCCATACCCAACACCTTTTGATGTTCAAAAGAAACAGGTTATTTATATGCCAGTGCAATGGTGAATTCCCTTTATCTGTACTTTATCGTGCCCCTTGCCCAGCCCATTGTTTCTGGTTGTCGGCAGTATACGGCGTTGATAGCCAAGCCAGTAATTCACCTATAGCTATAATCGTCTCTAATT comes from Yersinia mollaretii ATCC 43969 and encodes:
- a CDS encoding PTS sugar transporter subunit IIB, with protein sequence MEKKKIYLFCSAGMSTSLLVSKMKVQAEKYEVPVIINAYPEALAAEHGAQADVILLGPQIAYMLPEVTKMFPNKPVEVIDALLYGKVDGLGVLKAAVAAIKKAKQ